Proteins co-encoded in one Parafrankia irregularis genomic window:
- a CDS encoding pirin family protein, whose protein sequence is MSNVETVSAEIRCRADERSGQVVEIISPHDVPLGGADAMTVRRTLPRHNRSMIGAWCFVDHYGPHDVSAGGGMDVPPHPHTGLQTVSWLFAGVLEHRDSLGTHAFVRPGEVNLMTGGHGICHSEVTAPGTTILHGVQLWVALPDAHRDAPRDFQHHVPPVVDLDGATARVFLGELAGERSPVRTFSPLLGAELVLAPGTRLTLPVGPGYEHGVLVDTGDVEVTAGADAGAGPPDTAGQRVAAGELGYLASGAASLTLDNPGNDPARVVLIGGAPFDEDIVMWWNFIGRSHEEIAAYREAWQNQSDRFGRVEGYIGGPAWLPAPPLPEGRIKPRARP, encoded by the coding sequence GTGAGCAATGTGGAAACGGTTTCCGCCGAGATCCGGTGCCGGGCCGACGAACGCTCGGGGCAGGTCGTCGAGATCATCTCCCCGCACGACGTCCCGCTCGGCGGAGCCGACGCGATGACGGTGCGGCGCACCCTGCCCCGCCACAACCGCTCGATGATCGGCGCCTGGTGCTTTGTCGACCACTATGGTCCGCATGACGTCTCAGCGGGCGGCGGCATGGATGTGCCGCCGCATCCGCACACCGGGCTGCAGACGGTGAGCTGGCTGTTCGCCGGAGTCCTGGAGCACCGCGACAGCCTGGGAACCCATGCGTTCGTCCGCCCCGGCGAGGTGAACCTGATGACGGGCGGGCACGGCATCTGCCACTCCGAGGTGACCGCCCCGGGGACGACGATCCTGCACGGGGTGCAGCTCTGGGTCGCACTGCCCGACGCTCACCGCGACGCCCCCCGCGACTTCCAGCACCACGTTCCGCCGGTCGTGGACCTCGACGGCGCGACGGCTCGGGTCTTCCTGGGCGAGCTCGCCGGCGAGCGGTCACCGGTACGCACGTTCTCGCCGCTGCTCGGCGCCGAGCTCGTGCTCGCACCGGGAACCCGGCTGACGCTGCCCGTCGGTCCCGGCTACGAGCACGGCGTCCTGGTGGACACCGGTGACGTCGAGGTGACCGCGGGCGCCGACGCGGGCGCGGGTCCTCCGGACACCGCCGGGCAGCGGGTCGCGGCCGGCGAGCTGGGGTACCTCGCGTCGGGTGCGGCGAGCCTGACGCTGGACAACCCCGGCAACGACCCGGCACGGGTCGTGCTGATCGGTGGGGCGCCCTTCGACGAAGACATCGTCATGTGGTGGAACTTCATCGGGCGCAGCCACGAGGAGATCGCCGCCTACCGCGAGGCCTGGCAGAACCAGTCCGACCGGTTCGGCCGGGTCGAGGGGTACATCGGCGGCCCCGCCTGGCTGCCCGCCCCGCCGCTGCCGGAGGGCAGAATCAAGCCACGCGCCAGGCCGTGA